In Coffea arabica cultivar ET-39 chromosome 9e, Coffea Arabica ET-39 HiFi, whole genome shotgun sequence, the genomic window AGAGAAAGAGTGGAGATCGGAGGGCAGGGTAGAGGTGAGAAGAGGATGGCGCTAATCatcagttttaaaatcattccCAAAAACACTTGAAAACATTTTTAAAGCACCATATCAAATGGTTTTATAAAACACATATCTAGAGTTAAAGTTCTATaaaaaatattctcaaaaaCACCCATCCAAACGAGCTCTTGAATATATCTGTCTGTGCCTGTGTGTGTACCGTCGGTGTAGTTCTCCGAACTTACAGTGCAAGACCAAAATTAACGTACAAAGGCCTAAAATTCTTGACAGAAGTATCTCAGCGGAAACGAAATGGCATATAGTGGAATCACTAAATAGACGTACAATAAATTATTTAGATGTCGCTAAGAATAGTGCCTGACAATGCTTGGAGATGAAGGATAGCTgctaagaatatatatatatatatatatatgtatatatatatcaaaggACTTACTGGATCTGCCTGGTATAAGTTCCCATCGTGCATGTTCCTCAAACTTAAGCTCTTTTTCAGATAAATTGCGACCATTCATGGAAATCAGCGGCCTTTTGCCTTCTCCTGCAGCATGGACTTGCATACGAGAAAAACATGGCGACGTTTTGTGAACTCGTGAACATGCCGAACCTGTAGCCAATTGTATTATAGTTGTAAGTTCCCATTATATTATGCTCTggtaagggggaaaaaaaaagaaaatctaaatATGTGTTGTAAAACCTAACCCTCGACTTGTTCTACTCCTATGTTACGGTCAATACAGGGTTGTTTTTCTATAAACGTAAATCAAACGTTTTCCATCATGTGTTTTGGTTTGCATCAAATATCTGGACCGCAATTTCTTGTCTTatttaaacctggaatttgGAAACATTTCAGGAGAAGCAATTCCGCAAGAGTTTCTGAATACAACCTTTGAGTACTACTACCAAAATATTCTTCCTCTAATCGTTGAATAGCTTTTTGTATACGAATTTGAGTCTGTCATGACCAGTTTTTAAGTTTGAACAAGCTGAGGCAGAAAAGGAGATCCCTTGACCATGTTCATGTCCTAGAAGAAAATTTTGTCCAACTTAAGCTTGTTCATCATTTATCTGAGAGGAAATTCGCAGGTTAAACTAATAAGTTAAAGCAAAtggaaaactgtttttgtttggAAGGATCATTTATGAAAACCTTTTAATTACGTCCTTTAATAATTTCTTATCTTACATACATACACTCTTCCAATAATGTGGCTATACTAAACGTTTTTAAAaattctctaaaaaaaaaaccatttcaAACAGAACGATTCTTTCATTCAATTAATTTAATACCCGAATACATCTTAGCAATAAATTGTAAATATATCGTTCAAATTGAGATTCagcaatttgattttttttgggacAAAGTCATGACTATAGCTTTTTTTTATACCTTCTACTCCTGTCAACACCCTTCCCACCCCTAATTGCTAGACTTAAGACTGAACCTAATAGCGAGAAGAAAGTATAATTTCTCAGAAGTTATAAATTCTAGAAAACCTTAGTTAGTCAACAACTTACAACTCTAGTAAAACTTAATTTAGTAAAGGTGCAATCAATCCCAAACAAAATTTTCATGTATTAAGCTGCAGCATATtccaaacttttttttctttcgacAGCTAGATTTAATGAAATAGTTAAAAATAGACCGCAATTATTAATAAATTCTGAtaaattaaagtgaaaaaaaaactcatttaaatcttgtttgGAAATATTTTATGCCAGCATATGTTTAATTTCATATTGTTTTGCTGTTTCGGACCTCAGGTCCAGAGTATACCGATCGTCCGTTGACTTGTTGACTTGTTCTGGAGTCAACTCGAGAGACCCAAGAAGATTAAAAATTTCTTGCGCGGTCGGATCTACGGTAGGTCCATTTACAACTTTTGCTGGGCCCCGGCTGAGAAAATCCAGGCCCATCCAGCTAAAAGCATGGGGCCCACTGGTTCCTGATTGAATGGAGACTCTGCGGTCTAAGATACACCATCGTCTACGGAACCCTGATAGAAAAGTCGCCGGATCCACTGCTTCCATAGAAAATCCATGGACAATTGGAAAGAGAAGAATGAAATTTCTTTACAATTACGATATCATAAAATTACAAACGGCAGATACTGATAGTTTTGCTTGAAACGAAGCAGCAATTACCGGATACAACAAAGGATGTTGACATTGCCGTTCTAAATAATgatcatagtttttttttttttaataaagtaAGAGGTCTCGAATTCGAAATTTTTCATTTCTACTTTCTCCTTTGTAATATTCAGCATATTCTTTCCCAACTAAATGATGATCACGGTATGACTattatcatataaaaaaaataaaagtgatcATATTTTGTCTGCAGATATTGGAAAAAACCAGCAAATATTAGCAAATTAGAAGTTTCGACAATCGATTAACAAAAGGAACGTTCAATATTATGTATGGATTAATCAAAAGGAAATTATCACAAAAAAGGTGTCTCTAGACATGGGGAGTTAAACCCAGAAAATCGACTTAAATGGCAAAACCTCCAATTTTCAGGTCAAGTGATTAGTGGTATCCTGTGAGGTGATTTGTTATCCAAAATTTCCCATTACAATACAACCAAGCACAATCACGACTAGAACTCGAAGGCGTCTTGGCAGAAAGGGAAGCAATAGTAAAGGGACATCACATCTCGAGAAATGATTGACAACAACTAAAAAAATAACATGTCTAAAGTTATTAGAAGTGAAGTCAATTTGGGGATTCTTATGGTTGATTGAGCTAATTAATGATCATGGattgaaatttgtcaaaaacAACCATTTTAAATAGTGCAGTAGTTTTGTAGTTTTGTTCAATTAATCTACTACCATTTTAAATACACTTTTATAGCTTGTTTATATATAATTCAGGTTGTGCTTCAGTAGTGTGATTTTTTTGGAACATATTCATGATTAAGTTCTTATAAATTGTAAATTCTACAAAGGACAGTAATTACATGACCAATAGTATGAATCACAAATACAACGTAAacgaaatttttaagaaatcacaagagtccttacTTTTCATCTATGTCTCAAATTCATATATGATTAAAtcgaaatattaatttatagtAAAATATTATCAACGGTCTATAATCAAATCCTAAACAAACTTTTCACGAAATTAAACTTTATTATACTCCAAgcaatttttttcaagaaacaaggaaaacaatttgCCAGTGAAGATCCATGGCGGCCTATTCATCTTAAAGCACGGGGCCCCGTGGCTTTTGATCGAAGAAATCAGGGACTCTGTGTACgaatgaataggatttttgcaGACATGGGCATAAGGCTATCAATGGACCACCGGTTCCAAGTCCAGATCCGATCCATATTTCCAGATCCAAGATAGGCCATAGCCCAGTATACAAGGATCAGACCTGAATCGGTTTTACTTATATCATCAACAGCCATATATGTATTACATGTTCCGACCGTTTAAATACATTAACAAGTTCAGAGTTTGTATTCTAAACCTAACAATTGGGTATGGAAAGAGGTGGGaggacacaaaaaaaaaaaaaaaagtaaattaaaacAGTTGTAAATTAAAAAGTCAATCTATTAAGTAGTACTGTTTTCAACAGTTTGCAGCATCAGCTTAGTTGATAACAATTTTGTACATAAACTTCTATTTCTTGCCATAAGCGCCTATAAACCGATTTATGATTAAATGCTCACTGGCTGATCATAAGTTACACATTTTGAGAAGCACATTATTCTAGATAATCATGAACATGTAAGGACTATGTCTAGGATATCAGCCTCATTAACATTGAGAAATTGGTGTTTAATCATGCCATTTCAATCTAAAGATTGACGTCCGTCTTCTAATGGtgctgatgatgatgattaAAAGTTTAACAACTGAATTCAAATACATAGAACCCTAGGGAACTTTTAGaacctctattttttttttttattttgcagtGTGTTATTAActaatcatattttttttttctattgacACAATAGTTTCTATTCTATATTTACTCCTACTCTATATTGGGAGGGAGAGGGTGGGCCTAAATGGGTCAAGGGAGAACCTGGAAGGGACTAAACTATCATCGGAGCAAACGAGTGCCTTTGCACCCGCTTGTAAAATTTCTGAAAATCCTGAAAATGACTAAATGGGTCAAGGGAGAACCTGGAAGGGACTAAACTATCATCGGACCAAACGAGTGCCTTTGCACCCACTTGTAAAATTTCTGAAAATCCTGAAAATGAATGCAAGTTAAGGGATTCGATCCCTTAACCTGCACCCTAGTGGCCAACTACTTTAAAGATAGTTggttaattaactaattatagGTATCTAGCTTTTTTGTTACTTTGTTGTTTGTGTATGTATGCCTATTAGCTAGGCAGTTCTTGTTGAATGCCATGGGAGTTGGGATGTATTTTGAGGTTGTTTTAACCTCTGATTGAGTTTTGATTGATTAATTAAGATTTTTATGTataaagatttaaaaaaacatACTTACATTGTTCTTAAGGAAGGCATGTAGGCCAAACAATCTAAAATTGTTCCTGTCAACTCCTTTTGTGATAAGTCCATGAAAAAAAGGATCGTCGATATGAGATACAGATAAAGTTGGATGTatctaatttttcttctttcgtCTAATGCAGATGAGACCGTTCGCATCACTGTCAAAGGAGATAGCACGGGCTCACTGATTATCTATCCAAAATACACCTTAAAAACACATCACGTACATTTTAAAAACAGCTATTAAAAAACACTAAAAATTAACAAGAAAAAACTCAAGGCAATCATCTTGAGGAATATCCTACAACAGGATCTGGGGATTCGCAATTTATGTTTCGTACAATTTCACACAAATTGAGCTCTGGTATAAATTAATAAGATTTTCGTATAAATCAGGTCAAGTTTAATGTAAATAAGTTAAATTCAATGTATGTTGATTTGTTATTATTTGGTGTAAATTAAGTACCGTTTGGTATAAGTTAATTATTATCATTTAGTGTAAATTAAAGATAATTTGATGTAAGTTGAAAGCAAATTATTAATTTACACCAACTTGTATGAAATGGAACTTGCGAGGCCCCATTTTCCCGACAACGTATCAGACAGAAGGTCATAACATAAAGTCAAATGAGTAAAGGCCAAAACTTAAGTACCTTAAATTGGATGCTATTTGCTGAAGAAGATAAAAGCTCAACTTGAAAATTACAAACTCAATTTGAAAAAGCCGTAATTAACAGAGAAGATGGAGGAAGATTCATGTAAATCTGTGGCCCAATTCTAATAACTTTAGTGAAGAATAGACGTGCCACAAGATTTCGTATCCATCGGGCCGACAAGTACAATTTATCCGTTCTCAATTTTTTAATGCTACAAAGTACAAACTCTTCTTCATCAGAGCATTTGTTGGTCAGTAACTGCCCAGCACTTTACTATCGAAGAATGAACTGATTATAACGCCGAACCACAAAAATCACAGAAGCACTAAAATCTCACAGGATCAGCCCAAGAACGATGTGTTAGGACATCATTGAGTCGTTTTAGTATTGCAATAGTAGGGTATTGAATCGATTAGTAGTGTGTTAGGACAGTAGTAGGTAGATCTAAAAAGTAAGAATTTGATTTAGGTGCACACCTTTAGGTACTAGATGAGTGAATtggaaaaaattaaatgaaagttGAGGAAGGGACTATATAGAACTCTAAGAAAATGTTATGTAAAATTAAATGGTTTCACGTCCCCCACTTATTTGTTATTAAAATAAAAGGGGGTATTGTTggagtaatttaacaaaaaaaattacaattattattcaatgattttcaattgcaaatttgataacaaaaatgaGAAACCTTTCTAATGTTATTTTCATAATAATTTGACCGTTATACATGGCATTACAAGCAATAGTATTTTCAAACTAAAATTTTGTATTGTCATTAGATTTAATGTCAATTGTCAAGGTTGTACTCATATAATATTCTACCTataaataaatgttcaaacaaCAGATATCTTACATTATTGTCACACCTATATTTCTTACTCTTGATAAGGAGATTCTTCTACTATATTCTACTAATACTAAACTAGTTTTAGATATGTTATATGTACTAGTGTTAAAGGCACACCGAGTATGTGTGCAATTTAgagataattattatttttataaattcacaaattttatttttgcacaaataaattttaaaagaatttttcaTTAACAAACTTCAATTTATAAGTAATTTTCCTTCAATtaaaaaatagataatttgGTAGCTGGAATATTTAGTGTAGTTACGAGCAGCGATGTTGGCAAATGTGATCAAGTAATTAGgacaaaaaattagtttttctaAGGGGTAAAATTGAAAGTTCATAAAAATGACAGAAAATCTTTATACCAACTATCACTACTCTccctttatatatagtataaATTTCATTTGAAGTAAAAACAGTATTGTGTTAAGTTTTTGTCTAACCTATTGGTATATTAGGATAAACGGCAATCAAAAACAAGTTAGAAGCGAAATGCTAAAACCTATTGCATCGGATAATACTTCATATGCACTAATTATCTTAAAAAGAGCAATCTAATTTGTGCTTCAATCCATTGATaaggtgttaattgttagtaattttattattaatttttccctttgtccttgccaaatattgttttaattattaatatttacttatatttggtatttggactcAATTTCAGGGAGTGGagcagaaaactacaaaaaaggagggactttttGGAGACAATTGAGACTTCAAACAAGCCACAGAACTAGCCCACATGGTGCCACAGAcggattgcatttctttttgcTGATTAGAAAAGCTACTGACTAGGAGTTTTCTTATAAAGAGGAAACTAAAGACAAGGACTTCAGCAGACCTCCAACTCTTTGGCCCTTTGACTCTCAATTGCGTGGGGATCACTAGGAGATAGCATTAGTTATTTCCTTTTggctttgaaaagaaaaaaaaggtacaGAGGCCAGGGACATCTCTTAAGCAAGagttttagtttcttttcttctactTGGCATGCGTGCCTTCTGTTCGATGTAATTCCATActagaaaaatagcttttaCCTCTTGCTTTCTAGTGACAAACGCGATGCTTTTATAGTCAATTAATTTGTGTGGAGATTTATTTATGCGGCGTGCCTAAGCCTTtcatctagtcaaggatcaactcgacggcgcagtcccaaatatctgtgagatctaattagttttcacgcgtttcttaatttgttaatatttgcaagTTACCTATTTGAAtttccatgggattattttgttaattggatgtcaagggcccgatgttcaatgtgacttattaatctcctgtcaaattagtcaattaaatccgtaattgtttgattgattaatattagtggcaactgacGTGTTTACACACTAGGAgaacgtgcaatctaatttaaataaccctcgtagcgtgttattgggGTTAGGTTTTTCTAGATCTTAATGGAATtgggaaattaattcctacggtcgtacctaggagtattttctggttaggagtaatcaatggtcgtaccttggttatcaataaattgaGGAAAAATTGATCGTTAGAGTTCGTCGGCGAttataactagcctattaatcATGATCGAGTAAGTGGACTGTGTCTGaatagttgtatccttggctagaatttatctAGTCTTGATTTAATTCTTGCTATATTCGTGctagttaattaattatttttagttgaattgcttaattgtttttagtttcattcTGATAAAATCCCCCTTTACCAATTGGAATTtcaagagacaaatatccccagtCCTTGAGGAGACAACcctgcttgccactgtctactatttagtagtttttgtcaattaattaattctggtatatcgggttAAGCAAAcgcttcgggaacagggtgaatcaagtaacctattgcacacctagagtccctgctccagtacctaggattaattattgactgcttttagtggtaattaggttctatttttattattgcacaggctcgacacctgtcatcCATGCAGTAAAACTTTTATGGTAcaacaattttttatttttttcatgcaATGTTGTGGTAAGATAATTTAACTCATTTTCTAATTGAATTTAATTTGAGATGTATTCATATTCACTTAATTATATTTAGCCCAAAACCAATGCCAACTCGTACATTTTTagaatatatataaaaaaaattaatatatgtgTGCATGAAGCTCAATTGAATTCGATTAACTTTGACGAGCTTTCGAGTTTCATATATTAAAGTCGAACTCGACTCGTCAAGTAGCTTGAACTACTCGAATTCGAGCTTAAACTTGACCAATGAAAAGTTTTAGAACTTTGACAGAGCAAACTCATGAGCTACTTAATTAACCTCGACACCCCTAGTTTTACTTAAATTGGGTGTCTCTGTTCAATCTGTTTCGTTAGATTCTTGAAGTTGCATAGGAATTGGGTTCATAGTTAGCATTGCCTTATTGAAACATGTGTTAGTAGTATGAAGTCAAGAAGTCAGATTTGTTTTGTCTTTTTTACAGGCCTGGTGCGAACCAATCATAAAGTTGGTCATTGCACAAGGTTAGTTTTGTTCCTTCTCTGGTCCAGTAAGTTGCGCCAACTCTGCTTTCGTGAATGTTATCTTTTGTTCTCGAGAACTTGAAAAGACTTGTGGCTCTAATTGAGGGCCTCCTTGTTTGTTCATCAAATTTTTGAGATGCTATATTTAATTCCGTTGCGTACCTATTTTCTTTGCTAACAAAAGAGCCAGTTTTTCCCCCTCTCTCTGCAGTCTTCAATATTTCCATGTCAATTCTTCCACACGTCATAATTGcgatattttgactttttttatttagcaaaaaaaatatattgtgaCTTCTCTTTTATTTCACAATATAGAATTCACCAAAAGCAatttcaagaaagaaaagaaaaccagcATGATTGTGACTTTTGTATTATTTCacaatagaaatcaccaaaAGGAGTATCGTCTCTTCAAAGTTTCCTTAGTTCAAATATACTGTCCCAACTCCCAAGCTCTCACCTAAATTGAGCTAAGTGATCAAAAGGGCATGATACAATTGGAGAGGGGAGATTAAGTTTAACCTTTGATTGATGCAGAGTAGgaatatatttcaattttgccTTAAATCAATACTTGCTAATAGAGATTGACCGGCAAACGTGGTTCTGGGATCATAGCAAGTGGAATCCTTGGATGAGTTGTGAGTCCGTAGTGTTCTTCCATGCAAATTTCCTCTGGTTTCATGCCATGAGGCAATTTCCAGTTGAATCCATGCAACAAGTTTGCCAACATTGATCGAATAAGTTTGATTCCAAGGTTATAGCCTGGGCACATCCTCCGACCTGAGCCAAAGGGCAGTAGCACAAAGTTTTGTCCCTTCATGTCAATATCCTTCTCCAAAAACCTCTCTGGAATGAATTCTTCAGGAGAATCCCAATACTTTGAGTTCCTCCCTATACTCCATGTGTTTATAAACACCGTTGTTCCTTTAGCAATGTTATAACCAGCTACAGTGCAATCCTCGGGGGCATAACGGGGCGAAAGTAGCGTTGCCAGTGGATGTAACCTAAAAGTTTCCTTTATGATCGCCTCTAGAAAAGGCAGTTTTGAGAAATCAGCCTCTTCCACCCACTTGTCTTTCCCTATCAATCTGTCAAGCTCTTCGGTTGCCTTTCGAATGAGACGTGGATGTTTGAGAAGTTCATTCAATGCCCATTCTACCGTAAGGGCTGAGGTTTCGGTACCACCAACCAGCAAGTCCTGGCCATGATCAAATAATGGTAAAGTTTGTCCTGCCATGATTAAATATTGGTGAAGTATCATGATTTACAACAAATTGGAAGGAAAAAAACTGTTGGATCCTAGATCCAAAGCTAGGCttatatatgtgaataattgTGTATTGCAAACTGTCAAATTAGATTAAATTCAATTAAGTAATTCATTTTAATTTAGATTTTAATGTATTTCATAAGATATTGGCTATGTACAGAGACTTATGAATAATTTCTATTTGTATGATGGATCAAAATAGAAATACTAAAAGATAATAGAAAAGTTATTTATATTATAGTTATAATCCCCGGATCACATACATTTTTATGTCGTATACTTTGGCATTGCAAAATAGTTCTTATATCTCAGATACCAGAGAGAAATTGAAGAACCCTCTTTAAGGATAAACCAATACATGTTGATTTGAAAGGCCAGCCAAAGATTTAAAGGATTCAAATAGCAATGAATCAATATGAATCTAGTTAATAGTTTTTTTTCAGAGATTAGTTTTATAAATGTTATGCGTCTATATCATAGTTGTATTCAAAAATCTCATAttggaatcttggaaaattCAACAAAGCCCATTTAATCAGAAGGATGAAAGAAGACagttatccttttttttttgtgagggTGAAGACAGTTATCTTTAATAGAACGTTCTGGTCAGCAACACATTGGTAAAGTTAGTCCTCAACATGACATATTGGTAAAGTTAGTGCCTCTATGATCAAATATTGTAATACTATTAATctagaaaggaaataaaaaactCTTAATTAGAAAAAAGGAGACAGTTATCTTTAATGGCACATTATACTAAGCAAGACTGCTGGCTTTGAGATTCAGTAACTTAAAGAGGCAAAGAGACCTAGGAATTTGATTAAACAATGAGAAGAAAGAGCACCTGAATTAGCCCTTTTATCTGATCTCTGGTGAGTTTAACCTGGAGATCTGGATCTTCAGCGTATTGCAATAGAATGTCAACCATGTCCTTAGGGATAAAatctttctctgttttcctccTGGCCTGGTGATCATCAAGCACATGGTTGTGGAATCTATCAAATTTCTTGTGAAGTTCTTT contains:
- the LOC113709448 gene encoding dimethylnonatriene synthase-like, with the protein product METWLLLALAWVVALAFLSKVSTRKRLKLNHPPGPKPWPIVGNLKLLGSIPHQSLHLLSQKYGKIMQLKFGSSPVVVASSPEMAKEFLQTHDNIFASRPTTDAGKHASYNCSDLTWAPYGPFWRQARKLYLTQIFNPKRLDSFESIRIEERRAFISRLYALSGKPVVMRDHLTRLTLSTASQMVLSNKYFAQSEGERSLPTFEEFQEMIDTWCLLSGVFNIGDWIPWLDRFDLQGYVKQMKELHKKFDRFHNHVLDDHQARRKTEKDFIPKDMVDILLQYAEDPDLQVKLTRDQIKGLIQDLLVGGTETSALTVEWALNELLKHPRLIRKATEELDRLIGKDKWVEEADFSKLPFLEAIIKETFRLHPLATLLSPRYAPEDCTVAGYNIAKGTTVFINTWSIGRNSKYWDSPEEFIPERFLEKDIDMKGQNFVLLPFGSGRRMCPGYNLGIKLIRSMLANLLHGFNWKLPHGMKPEEICMEEHYGLTTHPRIPLAMIPEPRLPVNLY